A region of the Hominilimicola fabiformis genome:
AATTCAGTTCAACGGTAAAAATGTTTGTAAGCATTGCATAGAGGAGATTGTAAGTAAATGCGAATAATAAGCATTGATATTGGAATGAATAACTTTGCAGCTATAACTAACAACATCGGAAAAGAACCTAACCTCATAAGAGGTAAGACTCTCAAAGCCGAGAATCAATGGTATAATAAAATAACACAGCCGTTAAGGCAACAGCTCAAGCAAGCATATGATATTGAACAACGGGAAAAATTGAGTTATAATATTAATAAGCTTGCCAAACAAACTATTGAGCATATATTTGAATATTTTTGGTCGGTTAGTGAATGGATTATTACTTACTGTATTGAGAATCGAATAGATACACTTCTTATCGGACAGTATAAAATGCTTGTAAGGAAAGATTATGTAACAATTCCATACGGATATTTTTATTCACTACTGGAAACAAAATGTGCATATCACAATATAAAATTTGTTCGTGTAAATGAAAGATATACTTCCGGTACATCATTCTTTGACGGTGAACCGCCAACAAAGGAATTTTACAACAAGGAACGAAGAATATATAAGCACCTTTGGAAATGTAATAACGGAGAATGTGTTAATGCAGATGTGAATGACAGCTATCAAATTATGCGAAAAGTAT
Encoded here:
- a CDS encoding transposase, producing MRIISIDIGMNNFAAITNNIGKEPNLIRGKTLKAENQWYNKITQPLRQQLKQAYDIEQREKLSYNINKLAKQTIEHIFEYFWSVSEWIITYCIENRIDTLLIGQYKMLVRKDYVTIPYGYFYSLLETKCAYHNIKFVRVNERYTSGTSFFDGEPPTKEFYNKERRIYKHLWKCNNGECVNADVNDSYQIMRKVYPQLFDNGVEGYLKDPKVIDIKIGRDKGDVKK